DNA from Metabacillus flavus:
TTTCCCTGTAACAGGAATTGACCGTGACGGAAATACTATCACAGTAGCACAGGACGAAGGACCTCGTGCTGATACATCAGTGGAAGCCCTGGCAGCATTGAAGCCTGTTTTTAAAGAAAATGGTGTCATTACAGCGGGAAATGCCAGCCAGATGAGTGACGGGGCTGCGGCTGTGCTGCTGATGGAAAAAAACAAAGCGCTAGAAATGGGATTCAAGCCCCGCGCGAGAATTGTCGCAAATACAATCGTTGGGTCAGATCCGATTTTAATGCTGGATGGAGTTATCCCAGCGACGAAAAAAGTGCTCGGTAAAGCCGGGCTGAAGATTGAAGACATCGATCTGTTTGAAATAAACGAAGCCTTCGCGCCTGTCGTTTTAGCCTGGATGAAGGAATTGGGACCGGACAGAGCGAAAGTAAATGTAAACGGAGGGGCCATAGCACTCGGTCATCCGCTTGGAGCAACTGGCGTTAAACTAATGACGACACTGCTTCATGAACTGGAACGCAGAAACGGCCGCTATGGACTTTTGACCATCTGCATCGGCCACGGAATGGCTGTCGCAACCATCATTGAACGATTAAACTAAAGGGGATGAAGCAATGAACACAGTAAATGTAGTGTATGAGGGAAGAGTTGCAAAAGTCGAAATGAGCAGACCGGACGTACTGAATGCGATGGACAGTGAGATGCTGAGTGAGCTTCTTGCAGCATTTAAAGAAGTGCGCGATAGTGAAGCCGATATTTTAGTGATTTCAGGAGCGGGAAGAGGATTTTCTTCTGGCGGTGATATTAAGTCGATGCTTTCGGATATGGATGAGTCCGCATTTTCATCCGTCATGTATACCATCTCGCAAATGATTACGGAGCTATATACGATGCCGAAACTCACCATCAGTGCCATTCACGGTGCGGCGGCGGGACTTGGTTTCAGCCTGGCACTTGCATGTGACCATGTAATCGCGCATGAAACGGCGATTCTCTCTATGAACTTCATCGGAATCGGTCTGATTCCAGACGGCGGCGGCCACTTCTTTATGGAAAAACGTTTAGGCGAAACGAAAGCGAAGCAGATGATCTGGGAGGGAAGAAGACTCTCAAGCGAAGATGCGAAGCAAGCAGGCCTTATCGATCAAATGGTGGCAGGGGATATGAAAGCGGCAGTTGAAGAGAAAATCTCTGAATGGCTTGAAAAACCAATTGCTGCCATGATTGAGACAAAACGCATTTACACATCCAGAAGTGCAGCAGATCTTGAATCCATTTTAAGTCTAGAAACCTCTTCTCAATATAAGATGAGACAAACAAATGATCACAGAGAAGGAATTTCTTCTTTCTTAGAAAAAAGACAGCCTCAGTTTTCAGGTAAGTAATTCAAATGCTATAGAATAGGCAAACACACAAAAGAGGTGCATATAGCACCTCTTTTCCTAACGCTCAAATAACACCATCTTGCCGGCCGCATTCACACAGCGGTGCGTTTTCTTTGTATAATTTTTTTCCTCGAGTTTTTGAATTCCGAGATCCTTTGCTTCCTGCTCGCTGGCTGCCTCGAAGCTTTCATCCAGCAGCTTTTCCCCATTTTTTTCAAATACTGTTAAGTAGTACTTTCCCATCGCTGTCTCCCCTTTGCATCATTAAAATCGTCATCTATTATTATTTCGGAAACGAATTCCGAAAATCCTTCTTCTAACTTCAGTTTTAATCATTTAAGATAAAATTGAAACTTTTTACCAGCAGGCACGTAACTAATCATTAGAGGAGGGATACTTATGGCTTTGATGTTAAATAAAGTAACGAAGAATTTCGGTGCACATACAGCTGTCAATCAGCTGAATCTTGAAATACCAGAGAAAGAGATTTTCGGCTTTTTAGGAGCGAATGGTGCGGGAAAAACGACCACATTCAGAATGGTTCTTGGGCTTCTGCATCCAAGCGGCGGTGAAATCAGCTGGCAGGGAGAGCCCATTAATTACAAGACCACTGATCAAATCGGCTATTTGCCAGAGGAGAGAGGCCTTTACCCGAAACTTAAGGTGAAGGACCAGCTTGTATATTTGGCTAAATTAAAAGGTATGAACAAAAACGAATCAGAAAAAGAACTGATTAGATGGCTTGATCGCTTTAAGGTGCCAGAGTACTTGAATAAAAAAGTAGAAGAGCTGTCTAAAGGAAATCAGCAGAAAATCCAATTTATCACGGCAGTGCTTCACAAGCCGAAGCTGCTAATTTTGGATGAACCTTTCTCAGGGCTTGATCCGGTGAACGTTGAGCTTTTGAAAGAGGCGGTTGAAGAATTGAGGGAGCAGGGTACGTCGATCGTTTTCTCAAGCCACCGAATGGAGCATGTTGAGGAGATGTGCAACCATTTATGCATAATGCATAAAGGAAAGCCGGTTGTTCATGGCGGACTAAAGGATATCAAACGGTCCTTTGGAAAGAAAAATGTAATCATTCATGCTGATTTTGATTTAGCTTATCTCAGTGATGTTCCAGGTGTAATCAAGCATAAGAAAACGTCGGAAGGCATCAGGCTCCAGGTAACCGGCGAGGAAGTGTCCCAGGATGTGCTGGCAGCCATTCAAAATAAAGGATTTATCCGGAAATTCGTCTTGGAAGAACCGTCTTTAAATGATATTTTCATTGAGAAGGTAGGTGCATCCTATGAGTAAATTTTGGGTTGTTATGATGTATACATACCAAAACAAAATTAAGTCAAAATCTTTTCTGATTACAACCGGTATTTCCCTTCTTTTAATATTCGGCATTTCCAATCTGCAGAATGTAATGGAGATGTTCAATAAAAACGAACCGAAAAAAATTGCTGTAATTGACGAAAGCGGCTCACTTTTCGAGCCGTTCCGCCAAAATGCAGAAGCACTTGATAAGGATTTGGAGATTAAGCCATCATCAGAAAATGAAGCCACTCTCAAAAAACAGGTGCTTGACGGAAAGCTAGATGCTTATGTGGTGCTGAAAATTGATGCAGAAGGCTTGCCGGAGGGAACCTTTAACGCTGAATCTGTCGTTGATACCGGTTTCGCGTACAGTCTTGATCAGTCGCTGCAGCAGACAAAGGTGGCGATAGGTACAGAAAAACTCGGTGTGGATACTGCTCAGATTTCAAAGCTTCTTGCTCCAGTGGAAATGGAAAAGATCGCACTTCAGGAAAATGCAAAGTCTGAGGAAGAATTGAATCAGGCCCGCGGACTTGTTTATG
Protein-coding regions in this window:
- a CDS encoding thiolase family protein, whose amino-acid sequence is MSREAVIIEAVRTPAGKRKGVCRETHPVHLASGILKELTRRSGLDPSLIEDVVMGCVSSIGEQGLNIGRLASLDAGFPVTVPSVQLNRMCGSGLQAIQFACQEITSGDMDITVAAGVESMTKVPILSDGNDQTIPPSLKGKYDFVHQGVSAELIAEKYNLTREELDQFSFESHQKALAAQKNGRFDAEIFPVTGIDRDGNTITVAQDEGPRADTSVEALAALKPVFKENGVITAGNASQMSDGAAAVLLMEKNKALEMGFKPRARIVANTIVGSDPILMLDGVIPATKKVLGKAGLKIEDIDLFEINEAFAPVVLAWMKELGPDRAKVNVNGGAIALGHPLGATGVKLMTTLLHELERRNGRYGLLTICIGHGMAVATIIERLN
- a CDS encoding enoyl-CoA hydratase, which gives rise to MNTVNVVYEGRVAKVEMSRPDVLNAMDSEMLSELLAAFKEVRDSEADILVISGAGRGFSSGGDIKSMLSDMDESAFSSVMYTISQMITELYTMPKLTISAIHGAAAGLGFSLALACDHVIAHETAILSMNFIGIGLIPDGGGHFFMEKRLGETKAKQMIWEGRRLSSEDAKQAGLIDQMVAGDMKAAVEEKISEWLEKPIAAMIETKRIYTSRSAADLESILSLETSSQYKMRQTNDHREGISSFLEKRQPQFSGK
- a CDS encoding YhzD family protein, which encodes MGKYYLTVFEKNGEKLLDESFEAASEQEAKDLGIQKLEEKNYTKKTHRCVNAAGKMVLFER
- a CDS encoding ABC transporter ATP-binding protein, whose product is MALMLNKVTKNFGAHTAVNQLNLEIPEKEIFGFLGANGAGKTTTFRMVLGLLHPSGGEISWQGEPINYKTTDQIGYLPEERGLYPKLKVKDQLVYLAKLKGMNKNESEKELIRWLDRFKVPEYLNKKVEELSKGNQQKIQFITAVLHKPKLLILDEPFSGLDPVNVELLKEAVEELREQGTSIVFSSHRMEHVEEMCNHLCIMHKGKPVVHGGLKDIKRSFGKKNVIIHADFDLAYLSDVPGVIKHKKTSEGIRLQVTGEEVSQDVLAAIQNKGFIRKFVLEEPSLNDIFIEKVGASYE